One Ignavibacterium sp. DNA segment encodes these proteins:
- a CDS encoding glycosyltransferase, with amino-acid sequence MDQIVLIGYFLSLTILFVFGLHGFVMIFYHYKYGHKTPVPKDKLTEDSMVTIQLPLYNEMYVVERLINSVCQIDYPKDKMEIQVLDDSNDETTSIVAKAVEEKKKEGFDISHIRRGSREGFKAGALKEGMKIAKGEYIAIFDADFIPQKEFLKKTLSYFTDDKVGMVQTRWEHLNGDYSIITKAQALALDGHFVIEQNVRNKSGFFINFNGTGGVWRKKCIEEAGNWHADTLTEDLDLSYRAQLIGWRFVFLKDFTSPAELPAEINALKNQQFRWTKGAVETAKKILPLVWKSKIPLRVKLQSTFHLTNNLVFPFILLAAILNVPLIFIKNSGSHEAYFAIMSLFVMASVSSFMFYLYSQKEIRTDWRKKIVLFPLFLAGSMGLAVNNSRAVFEGLMNRKSEFVRTPKFKQESDKDSFAGNKYLSKKIGFSVYVETILAVYCLIGLFSSIYFLELASIPFQILFFLGFAFMSYTSIKHTLSTK; translated from the coding sequence ATGGATCAAATAGTATTAATCGGTTATTTCCTTTCACTAACTATACTTTTTGTTTTTGGTCTTCACGGTTTTGTAATGATTTTCTATCACTACAAATACGGGCACAAAACTCCGGTGCCGAAAGATAAATTAACTGAAGATTCAATGGTTACAATTCAATTGCCATTGTATAACGAAATGTATGTGGTTGAAAGATTAATTAACTCTGTTTGTCAGATTGATTATCCAAAAGATAAAATGGAAATTCAAGTCCTTGATGATTCAAATGATGAAACAACTTCGATTGTTGCAAAAGCAGTTGAAGAAAAGAAAAAAGAGGGATTTGATATTTCGCATATAAGAAGGGGATCAAGAGAAGGGTTTAAAGCAGGTGCACTTAAAGAAGGAATGAAAATAGCTAAAGGGGAGTATATCGCAATATTTGATGCAGATTTCATTCCACAAAAAGAATTTCTAAAGAAAACTCTTTCTTATTTTACTGATGATAAAGTCGGAATGGTTCAAACAAGATGGGAGCATTTGAACGGTGACTATTCCATAATCACAAAAGCTCAGGCTCTTGCTCTTGATGGACATTTTGTAATTGAACAAAATGTAAGAAACAAGTCAGGATTTTTTATAAACTTTAACGGTACCGGCGGTGTATGGAGAAAAAAATGTATTGAGGAAGCCGGTAACTGGCATGCTGATACTTTAACCGAAGACCTTGATCTTAGTTATCGTGCACAATTAATTGGATGGCGTTTTGTTTTTCTCAAGGACTTTACTTCGCCTGCTGAACTTCCTGCAGAAATAAATGCATTAAAGAATCAGCAATTCCGATGGACAAAAGGTGCTGTCGAAACCGCAAAAAAAATACTTCCACTTGTATGGAAATCAAAAATACCTTTACGGGTTAAGCTTCAATCAACTTTTCATTTAACTAATAATCTTGTGTTTCCATTTATTCTTCTGGCTGCAATCTTAAATGTTCCGCTTATATTTATAAAGAACAGCGGTTCACATGAGGCTTACTTTGCAATTATGTCATTATTTGTGATGGCTTCTGTCAGCTCATTTATGTTTTATCTATACTCACAAAAAGAAATCAGAACGGATTGGAGAAAGAAGATTGTACTATTTCCGCTGTTTCTTGCTGGCAGCATGGGGCTTGCTGTTAATAACTCCCGAGCAGTTTTTGAAGGATTGATGAACCGAAAAAGTGAATTTGTAAGAACCCCAAAGTTTAAACAGGAAAGCGATAAAGATTCCTTTGCCGGGAACAAGTATTTGAGTAAAAAAATCGGTTTTTCAGTTTATGTCGAAACTATATTAGCTGTTTATTGTCTGATTGGACTTTTTTCATCAATTTATTTCTTAGAGTTAGCATCCATTCCTTTTCAGATTTTATTCTTTTTAGGATTTGCGTTTATGTCTTATACATCAATTAAACACACTTTATCGACGAAATAA
- the lptE gene encoding LPS assembly lipoprotein LptE, whose translation MFYTVYPLLFVVIIGINFTGCCVYSFTGASVPEHLKSIAIPIADDRSGSGEQGLRESLTQSLIQKFIDDNTLQVAERTSANALLECSIVSLGYAPAIVSAGESIATMRVTIGVKVIYRDLVKRTTIFDKTFTKYSDYPASGGINERKEALEKAIDLISEDILLDTVSGW comes from the coding sequence TTGTTTTACACAGTTTATCCGCTCTTGTTTGTAGTGATAATTGGGATTAATTTTACTGGGTGCTGTGTTTATTCTTTTACCGGTGCCTCAGTTCCGGAGCATTTAAAATCTATTGCAATACCAATTGCAGATGATAGAAGCGGTTCTGGTGAACAAGGACTTAGAGAAAGCTTAACACAAAGCTTAATACAGAAGTTTATTGATGATAATACTTTACAGGTTGCTGAAAGAACATCTGCTAATGCATTATTAGAATGTTCAATTGTTTCGCTTGGTTATGCTCCTGCTATTGTTTCTGCCGGTGAAAGTATTGCTACAATGAGAGTTACTATCGGTGTAAAAGTTATTTATCGTGATCTTGTTAAACGTACGACTATATTTGATAAAACATTTACAAAATATAGCGATTATCCTGCAAGCGGCGGAATTAACGAAAGAAAAGAAGCACTTGAAAAAGCAATTGACCTTATTAGCGAAGATATTTTATTAGATACAGTTTCAGGCTGGTAA
- a CDS encoding DNA-3-methyladenine glycosylase, with translation MIDTSKKLVLPKKFYIRSVLAVAKDLLGKLLIKTEGKKLLAGRIVEVEAYDGNIDQASHSFIGKTKRNEVMFNTGGCLYVYFTYGAHFCSNVVTGKKGYGSAVLIRAVEPLAGIDYMIINRFNRELKSEKELYNLTSGPGKVCKAFGFDSSYSGMDLTNSSVYLLDQPKLNQKKIGISKRIGITRSVDFPWRFFEIGNPYLSR, from the coding sequence ATGATTGATACATCAAAAAAACTGGTTTTACCCAAAAAATTTTATATTCGGTCTGTTCTTGCAGTGGCAAAGGACTTGCTTGGTAAACTGCTGATAAAAACTGAAGGTAAAAAATTGTTGGCTGGTCGGATTGTAGAAGTGGAAGCTTATGATGGAAATATTGATCAGGCTTCACATTCGTTTATAGGTAAAACAAAACGCAATGAAGTTATGTTTAATACCGGTGGTTGTTTGTATGTTTATTTTACTTATGGTGCACACTTTTGCAGTAATGTTGTTACAGGAAAAAAAGGCTACGGTAGCGCTGTTCTTATTCGTGCTGTTGAGCCATTAGCGGGAATTGACTATATGATTATTAACAGATTTAACAGAGAATTAAAATCAGAAAAGGAATTGTATAATCTTACAAGCGGACCAGGCAAAGTTTGCAAAGCATTTGGATTTGACAGCTCGTATTCAGGTATGGATTTAACTAATAGTTCAGTTTATTTATTAGATCAGCCTAAATTAAATCAGAAGAAAATTGGTATTTCAAAAAGAATAGGAATAACCCGCTCTGTTGATTTTCCCTGGCGGTTTTTTGAAATAGGAAATCCTTATTTATCAAGATGA